In Sphingomonas panacisoli, one genomic interval encodes:
- a CDS encoding LacI family DNA-binding transcriptional regulator has translation MARRKQNVTIKHVAADAGVSLQTVSRVINKEPNVRPEMIERVQASIDKLGYVPSIAAQRMGGSRSRLILALNDRERTIEAWRLREGTDWVDQMLLGGMLTCAEHGYRMIVELVDTHSDHIERELQGAIAALQPDGVVLTPPHSENPLIVDLLVDHKISFARIGSIKPGPGFALTMDDERAARLATEHLVELGHKRIGFIAGSMEYELSGWRVDGWRESMAKAGLATDGLLAQGDFSYASGTAAARELLDVANPPTAIVASNDQMALATLEYARERGIEVPTDLSLVSFDDTPIVRFTHPPLTAIVQPIAAVSARAVELIIADQAGAEKIDEPIVVPATIVLRASTVSPRKGRA, from the coding sequence ATGGCGCGCCGCAAGCAGAACGTTACGATCAAGCACGTCGCCGCCGATGCGGGCGTGTCGCTGCAAACGGTCAGCCGCGTCATCAACAAGGAACCGAACGTCCGCCCGGAAATGATCGAACGCGTCCAGGCGTCGATCGACAAATTGGGCTATGTCCCCTCGATCGCCGCGCAACGGATGGGCGGGTCGCGCTCGCGGCTGATCCTCGCGCTCAACGACCGCGAGCGGACGATCGAGGCGTGGCGGCTGCGCGAGGGTACGGACTGGGTCGATCAGATGCTGCTCGGCGGGATGCTGACCTGCGCCGAGCATGGCTATCGTATGATCGTCGAACTGGTCGATACGCATAGCGACCATATCGAGCGCGAGTTGCAGGGTGCGATCGCCGCGCTGCAGCCCGACGGCGTCGTCCTGACGCCGCCGCACTCGGAAAACCCGCTGATCGTCGACCTGCTGGTCGATCACAAGATCAGCTTCGCGCGGATCGGATCGATCAAGCCTGGGCCGGGCTTCGCGCTGACGATGGACGACGAGCGCGCGGCGCGGCTGGCGACCGAGCATCTGGTCGAACTCGGCCACAAACGGATCGGATTCATCGCCGGATCGATGGAATACGAATTGAGCGGCTGGCGCGTCGATGGGTGGCGCGAGTCGATGGCCAAGGCTGGGCTGGCGACCGATGGCCTGCTCGCTCAGGGCGACTTCAGCTACGCATCTGGCACGGCCGCAGCGCGCGAATTGCTCGATGTCGCCAACCCGCCGACCGCGATCGTCGCGAGCAACGACCAGATGGCGCTCGCGACGCTCGAATATGCGCGCGAGCGCGGCATCGAGGTGCCGACCGACCTATCGCTGGTCAGCTTCGACGACACGCCGATCGTCCGCTTCACCCATCCGCCGCTGACCGCGATCGTCCAGCCGATCGCGGCCGTCTCCGCGCGCGCGGTCGAACTTATCATCGCCGACCAGGCCGGGGCGGAGAAGATCGACGAGCCGATCGTCGTCCCCGCGACGATCGTTCTACGCGCATCGACCGTGTCGCCACGGAAGGGTCGCGCGTAA
- a CDS encoding tryptophan halogenase family protein: MHRPRRIVIAGGGTAGWMAAAAIARTMGRTVEVTLVESDMIGTIGVGESTIPPLQVFNRLLGINEADFMRATSATFKLGILFDNWKEQGHRYFHSFGFTGKDHWSAGFQHFWLYGRAKGHSQSYDDYCLEVIAALGGKFAHLPDDGMNYAYQLDSTAYAAFLRAMAESDGTTRVEGKIARVELDSESGDIAALVLDAGTRIEGDLFLDCTGFRAVLIEGALHAGFDDWTHWLPCDSAIALQTESVGPAVPYTRAIAHDAGWQWRIPLQHRTGNGLVYCSRYLSQDEALARLLGNVEGEVLTKPNILKFGAGARRKQWHRNCIAIGLSSGFMEPLESTSIHLIQRAILRLIRMMPNHSISDRDIAEFNDQQFEDMRQILDFLVLHYKATDRRDSPFWRQCAAMDIPDSLAQKIELFRETGRVFRKNEELFAENSWVQVMMGQGIVPRTYHPVAEKLTDDELDRFLGMLRETVRKTVATLPDHPAYVARYCGVQQPQPAATA, translated from the coding sequence ATGCACCGCCCGCGCCGGATCGTCATCGCCGGCGGAGGCACCGCGGGCTGGATGGCCGCCGCGGCGATCGCGCGAACGATGGGCCGCACTGTCGAGGTGACGTTGGTCGAATCCGATATGATCGGGACGATCGGCGTCGGCGAATCGACCATCCCGCCGCTGCAGGTGTTCAACCGCCTGCTCGGCATCAACGAAGCCGATTTCATGCGCGCGACGAGCGCGACCTTCAAGCTCGGCATCCTGTTCGACAATTGGAAAGAGCAGGGTCACCGCTACTTCCACTCGTTCGGGTTCACCGGAAAGGACCATTGGTCGGCGGGCTTCCAGCACTTCTGGCTGTACGGCCGGGCAAAGGGGCACAGTCAGTCGTACGACGATTATTGCCTCGAAGTGATCGCCGCGCTGGGCGGTAAGTTCGCCCACTTGCCCGACGACGGGATGAATTACGCCTACCAGCTCGATTCGACAGCCTATGCCGCGTTCTTGCGCGCGATGGCCGAAAGCGACGGGACGACGCGCGTCGAGGGTAAGATCGCGCGGGTGGAACTCGACAGTGAAAGCGGCGACATCGCGGCGCTTGTGCTCGACGCCGGGACGCGGATCGAGGGCGACCTGTTCCTCGACTGCACCGGTTTCCGCGCGGTGTTGATCGAGGGTGCGCTGCACGCCGGGTTCGACGACTGGACGCATTGGCTGCCGTGCGATTCCGCGATCGCGCTACAGACCGAAAGCGTCGGGCCGGCGGTGCCCTATACCCGCGCGATCGCGCACGATGCCGGGTGGCAATGGCGCATTCCGCTACAGCATCGCACCGGCAACGGGCTGGTCTATTGCAGCCGGTATCTGAGTCAGGACGAAGCGCTCGCGCGGCTGCTCGGCAATGTCGAGGGCGAAGTGCTTACCAAGCCCAACATCCTGAAATTCGGCGCCGGCGCGCGGCGCAAGCAATGGCACCGCAACTGCATCGCGATCGGCCTGTCGAGCGGGTTCATGGAGCCGCTCGAATCGACCAGCATCCATCTGATCCAGCGCGCCATATTGCGGCTGATCCGGATGATGCCGAACCATTCGATCAGCGACCGCGACATCGCCGAATTCAACGACCAGCAGTTCGAGGACATGCGCCAGATCCTCGATTTCCTGGTGCTGCACTATAAGGCCACCGACCGCCGCGACAGCCCGTTCTGGCGCCAGTGCGCGGCGATGGATATTCCCGACAGCCTCGCGCAGAAGATCGAATTGTTCCGCGAGACGGGCCGAGTATTCCGCAAGAACGAGGAATTGTTCGCCGAGAATAGCTGGGTGCAGGTCATGATGGGGCAGGGGATCGTCCCCAGGACCTATCACCCGGTCGCCGAAAAGCTGACCGACGACGAGCTCGACCGCTTCCTCGGCATGCTGCGCGAAACGGTAAGGAAGACCGTCGCCACGCTGCCCGATCACCCGGCGTATGTCGCGCGATATTGCGGTGTACAGCAGCCCCAGCCTGCCGCTACGGCATAG
- a CDS encoding cupin-like domain-containing protein, with protein sequence MAEADPGIFGTLARIPEVAIDGPAALDAQLRAAKGPFVVRELVADWPLVQAGKSSAREARDYIARRRRDRPFTVSVGEAGSDGRMFYDAAMAMNFRTMRAKLPEIFAKIDELGDEELPIYLASIDLHEYFDGLHEANHVDLGDRVTLDSIWMGTRTRIAAHNDIPDNLACVAVGRRRFTLFPHEQFRNLYLGPIDNTPAGRAVSMVDFHAPDLGAHPRFSEALAHAQVAELAAGDALYIPAMWWHHVEGLDPFNVLVNYWWRETPRWLGQPQDALNHAILAIRDLPDDAKARWRDLFDYYVFGNGDDVTAHIPEEGRSILAPLNPETAGRIRAFLLRQLSQ encoded by the coding sequence ATGGCTGAAGCCGATCCCGGCATCTTCGGCACGCTGGCGCGCATCCCCGAGGTCGCGATCGACGGACCGGCGGCGCTCGACGCGCAACTCCGCGCGGCAAAGGGGCCGTTCGTCGTCCGCGAATTGGTCGCGGACTGGCCCTTGGTGCAAGCCGGTAAGAGTTCGGCCCGCGAGGCGCGCGACTATATCGCCCGTCGCCGCCGCGACCGGCCGTTCACCGTGTCGGTCGGTGAGGCCGGCAGCGACGGGCGGATGTTCTACGACGCCGCGATGGCGATGAATTTCCGCACGATGCGCGCGAAACTGCCCGAGATCTTTGCCAAGATCGATGAGCTCGGCGACGAGGAATTGCCGATCTACCTCGCGTCGATCGATCTGCACGAATATTTCGACGGCCTGCACGAAGCCAACCATGTCGATCTTGGCGACCGGGTCACGCTCGACAGCATCTGGATGGGGACGCGTACGCGGATCGCCGCGCATAACGACATTCCCGACAACCTCGCCTGCGTCGCGGTCGGGCGGCGGCGGTTCACGTTGTTCCCGCACGAACAGTTCCGGAACCTCTACCTCGGTCCGATCGACAACACGCCCGCCGGTCGCGCGGTCAGCATGGTCGATTTCCATGCGCCCGATCTCGGCGCCCACCCCCGCTTCAGTGAAGCGCTGGCGCATGCGCAAGTCGCCGAACTGGCGGCCGGCGACGCGCTCTACATCCCGGCGATGTGGTGGCATCATGTCGAAGGGCTCGATCCGTTCAACGTGCTGGTCAATTACTGGTGGCGCGAAACGCCGCGCTGGCTCGGCCAGCCGCAGGACGCGCTCAACCATGCGATCCTCGCGATCCGCGACTTGCCCGACGATGCGAAAGCGCGATGGCGCGACCTGTTCGACTATTACGTGTTCGGCAATGGCGACGACGTCACCGCCCATATTCCCGAGGAAGGACGCAGCATTCTCGCTCCCTTGAATCCTGAGACGGCGGGTCGGATCCGTGCCTTCCTGTTGCGGCAGCTCAGCCAGTGA
- a CDS encoding SapC family protein: MTDHALLDSTTHRDLRVRTARGAELGDAVMACITVPDEFRQVQDDYPILFRLDVERDNFTALAMFGFENGENLYLDGDRWDASYIPLAIGIQPFLIGGTPDETADKQVHVDTASPRIAVGEGMRVFDEDGRPTPYLESIAEKLGALDAGYRGTNDFFAALRRHNLLEPLTLEITLDDGSINRLVGFHVIDEARLSELDAATLGELSEADHLMPIFMAVASIGRLRDLIARKNRRNANG; this comes from the coding sequence ATGACCGACCACGCGCTTCTCGATTCGACCACACACCGCGACCTGCGCGTCCGGACCGCGCGCGGCGCCGAACTGGGCGACGCGGTGATGGCATGTATCACCGTGCCCGACGAGTTCCGCCAGGTGCAGGACGACTATCCGATCCTGTTCCGGCTCGACGTCGAACGCGACAATTTCACCGCGCTCGCGATGTTCGGGTTCGAGAATGGCGAGAATCTGTACCTCGACGGCGATCGCTGGGATGCGTCCTACATTCCGCTCGCGATCGGGATTCAGCCGTTCCTGATCGGCGGCACGCCCGACGAGACGGCGGACAAGCAAGTCCATGTCGATACGGCCAGCCCGCGAATCGCCGTCGGCGAAGGCATGCGCGTGTTCGACGAGGACGGGCGACCGACGCCGTATCTCGAATCGATCGCCGAAAAGCTCGGCGCGCTCGATGCCGGCTATCGCGGGACCAACGATTTCTTCGCCGCGCTGCGCCGCCACAATCTGCTCGAGCCGCTGACGCTCGAGATCACGCTCGACGACGGGTCGATCAACCGGCTGGTCGGGTTCCACGTGATCGACGAAGCGCGGTTGTCCGAACTCGATGCCGCGACGCTCGGCGAGTTGAGCGAGGCCGATCATCTGATGCCGATCTTCATGGCGGTGGCGTCGATCGGGCGACTGCGCGATCTGATCGCGCGCAAGAACCGACGGAACGCCAATGGCTGA
- a CDS encoding tryptophan halogenase family protein gives MNRPVNRIVIVGGGTAGWLAACLIAARSDTAAAMPISVTLIESPDVPTIGVGEGTWPTMRRTLERIGIAEAEFLLACDASFKQGSRFDGWLTGAAGDHYFHPFTPPVSGDPRGVVAAWQADAERPFAEAVCAQPAMCMRDLAPRQRAMPDYAGALNYAYHLDAGKLAALLAKHGVERLGVQHVRDHVTAVEQAVDGDIAAVRTRDNGAVSGDLFIDCTGHAALLIGGTYGVDFIDRSGELFNDRALAVQMLVAPGSAIGSQTNATAHEAGWIWDIGLPTRRGVGCVYSSRHMSDDDAAATLQAYLRRAGFDDIPAFRRLSFTSGHRARFWERNCLAVGLSAGFLEPLEASAIVMIELSLNELLDNFPATRPLMDVHARRFNDLFRYRWDRVVEFLKLHYVLSRRDEPYWREHRDAASIPPRLADLLRVWAHQPPSIADFPAVEEIFPAASHQYVLYGMGFPPPAASPIELDAAVPSLSQVDQRARSLAASLPTNRAYLDDLRATNLPADLDLTA, from the coding sequence GTGAACAGGCCCGTGAACCGGATCGTGATCGTCGGCGGCGGCACCGCCGGCTGGCTTGCGGCCTGCCTGATCGCCGCACGGTCGGATACGGCGGCGGCCATGCCGATCTCGGTGACGCTGATCGAATCTCCCGACGTTCCGACGATCGGCGTGGGCGAAGGCACCTGGCCGACGATGCGCCGGACGCTAGAGCGTATCGGAATCGCCGAGGCCGAGTTCCTGCTCGCCTGTGATGCGTCGTTCAAGCAGGGGTCGCGGTTTGACGGCTGGCTGACGGGCGCGGCGGGTGACCACTATTTTCACCCGTTCACCCCGCCGGTCTCCGGCGATCCGCGCGGCGTCGTGGCGGCGTGGCAAGCCGACGCGGAGCGGCCGTTCGCCGAAGCGGTGTGCGCGCAGCCGGCGATGTGCATGCGAGACTTGGCGCCGCGCCAGCGTGCGATGCCCGATTATGCCGGCGCGCTGAACTACGCTTATCACCTCGATGCGGGGAAGCTTGCTGCCTTGCTCGCGAAGCACGGCGTCGAGCGGCTCGGCGTGCAGCATGTTCGCGACCATGTGACCGCCGTCGAACAAGCCGTGGATGGCGACATCGCCGCGGTGCGGACGCGCGACAACGGCGCGGTTTCGGGCGACCTGTTCATCGATTGCACCGGCCACGCCGCATTGCTGATTGGTGGGACCTACGGCGTCGATTTCATCGACCGCAGCGGCGAATTGTTCAACGACCGCGCGCTCGCGGTGCAGATGCTCGTCGCACCCGGCAGCGCGATCGGATCGCAGACCAACGCGACCGCGCACGAAGCGGGCTGGATCTGGGACATCGGTCTGCCGACGCGGCGCGGCGTGGGGTGCGTCTATTCGTCGCGGCACATGAGCGACGATGACGCGGCGGCGACGCTCCAGGCGTATCTGCGCCGTGCCGGCTTCGACGACATCCCTGCCTTCCGCCGGCTGAGTTTCACCTCCGGGCACCGCGCGCGGTTCTGGGAGCGCAATTGTCTTGCGGTCGGCCTGTCGGCGGGGTTCCTCGAACCGCTCGAGGCGTCGGCGATCGTGATGATCGAATTGTCGCTCAACGAGCTGCTCGATAATTTTCCCGCCACGCGCCCCCTGATGGATGTGCATGCGCGACGCTTCAACGACCTGTTCCGCTATCGCTGGGATCGCGTCGTCGAATTCCTCAAGCTGCACTACGTCCTCAGCCGCCGCGACGAGCCCTATTGGCGCGAGCATCGCGACGCCGCGAGCATCCCGCCGCGGCTCGCCGATCTCCTGCGCGTATGGGCGCACCAGCCACCATCGATCGCCGACTTCCCGGCGGTTGAGGAAATCTTCCCCGCGGCAAGCCATCAATACGTGCTCTACGGCATGGGCTTTCCGCCGCCCGCGGCATCGCCGATCGAGCTCGACGCCGCCGTGCCGTCGCTATCGCAGGTCGATCAGCGCGCCCGGTCCCTGGCCGCCAGCCTGCCCACCAACCGCGCCTATCTCGACGACCTGCGCGCCACCAACCTTCCCGCCGATCTGGATTTGACCGCCTGA
- a CDS encoding TonB-dependent receptor → MRSFTAGSRLFLSVSAIAIAAMPQLAAAQDAPQAQDAPQDPSTASDTSGDIVISGIRASLRNSIAIKRDGQGVVDAISAEEMGKFPDTNLAESLQRITGVSIDRSNGEGQFVTVRGFGPEYNLVTLNGRAMPTSTIGDGNSAPSSRSFDFANLASEGVAALEVYKSGRASVPSGGIGSTINIRTPRPFDKPGLRGSISAKGVYDLSQNGKNDITPEVSGIISDTFANDRIGILLTGSYQKRKSSSNTANVGWRDGYLGNENNWGSLAMAPDPRAANITNRPKATDVYEVPQNASYDLNDINRERINGQLTLQFRPADNLTATFDYTYARETVETRNANVGIWFNHNDTSSSWTNGPVAGPIFYTERFGQNEGKDLSYSSALTAYRSINKSIGGNLEWKAPGGVTIILDAHHSTAESKPNNVYGNSVSVGTAIFGIQSQTVNFDKDFPVISVTMYPASDRLNKALITPTGNAFRNSYFKDEINQFQMRGKYEHDQGFFDSLDFGLGYLDNKVRSAYSVLQNDTWGGLPNGAATVPDDIFNLVTIPDKFTGISGSGDPAVIPSFYNYNFERLVGILDQAYGICGGDGNCLTPFTTDRRIREKTMSAYVQFNGKFDAFSRPGHLIAGLRYENTVIKSSALVPIPVGSRQNSANEFNILYATQNSFTTFSGSYNEWLPSVDFDIEPLNNVKFRASYSHTITRAGYDQLQGGRTFDQLFRIGGGTGGQGNPGLVPYKSKNIDASLEWYYKPDSYISAGFFHKNVSNYIGTTQVTVTAPGVTNPALGPRTAAALAALGQNATYAQIAAYISANYPGTVTPQGFILGTAADPLVPFVISQPFNSKDTATINGFEFAVTHTFWNTGFGTILNYTIVNSNRDYNNTLPASISQFAINGVSNSANAVLFYDKNGLQARVAYNWRDKFLAGGGTNPFYIEAYGQVDASASFEVVKGVTIFAEGINVLGADRRGHRRSERNVTFVTRQDARYAAGLRFSF, encoded by the coding sequence ATGCGCAGCTTCACAGCCGGTTCGCGTCTTTTTCTGAGTGTTTCGGCCATCGCGATCGCGGCGATGCCTCAGCTTGCGGCGGCGCAGGATGCGCCCCAGGCGCAGGACGCCCCGCAGGATCCTTCCACCGCCAGCGACACCAGCGGCGATATCGTCATCAGCGGTATCCGCGCCAGCTTGCGCAACTCGATCGCGATCAAACGCGATGGGCAGGGCGTGGTCGATGCGATCTCCGCCGAAGAAATGGGCAAGTTCCCCGACACCAACCTGGCCGAATCGCTGCAGCGTATTACGGGCGTGTCGATCGATCGGTCGAACGGCGAAGGCCAGTTCGTCACGGTCCGCGGCTTTGGCCCCGAATACAATCTCGTCACGCTGAACGGCCGTGCGATGCCGACTTCGACGATCGGCGACGGCAACAGCGCGCCGTCGTCGCGATCGTTCGACTTCGCCAACCTCGCGTCGGAAGGCGTCGCCGCTCTCGAAGTGTACAAGTCCGGCCGCGCCTCGGTGCCGTCGGGCGGCATCGGCTCGACGATCAACATCCGCACGCCGCGGCCGTTCGACAAGCCCGGCCTGCGCGGGTCGATCTCGGCCAAGGGCGTCTACGACCTGTCGCAGAACGGCAAGAACGACATCACGCCCGAAGTGTCGGGCATCATCAGCGACACGTTCGCCAACGACCGGATCGGCATCCTGCTGACGGGGTCGTATCAGAAGCGCAAGTCTAGCTCCAACACCGCCAATGTCGGCTGGCGCGACGGCTATCTCGGCAACGAGAACAATTGGGGTTCGCTGGCCATGGCGCCGGATCCCCGCGCCGCGAACATCACCAACCGCCCCAAGGCGACCGACGTCTACGAAGTGCCGCAAAACGCGTCGTACGACCTCAACGACATCAACCGCGAGCGGATCAACGGCCAGCTGACGCTGCAATTCCGTCCGGCCGACAATCTGACCGCGACATTCGACTACACCTATGCGCGTGAGACGGTCGAAACGCGCAATGCCAATGTCGGCATCTGGTTCAACCACAACGACACGTCGAGTTCGTGGACCAACGGTCCGGTCGCCGGTCCGATCTTCTACACCGAACGCTTCGGCCAGAACGAGGGCAAGGACCTCTCCTATTCGAGCGCGCTGACCGCGTATCGCAGCATCAACAAGTCGATCGGCGGCAACCTGGAGTGGAAGGCGCCGGGCGGCGTCACGATCATCCTCGACGCGCACCATTCGACCGCTGAATCGAAGCCGAACAACGTCTACGGCAACAGCGTTTCGGTCGGCACCGCGATCTTCGGCATCCAGAGCCAGACGGTGAATTTCGACAAGGACTTCCCTGTCATCTCGGTGACGATGTATCCGGCGAGCGACCGCCTCAACAAGGCGCTGATCACGCCGACCGGCAACGCGTTCCGCAACTCGTACTTCAAGGACGAGATCAACCAGTTCCAGATGCGGGGCAAGTACGAGCACGACCAGGGCTTCTTCGACTCGCTCGATTTCGGCCTGGGCTATCTCGATAACAAGGTTCGCTCGGCCTATAGCGTGTTGCAGAACGACACGTGGGGCGGCTTGCCCAACGGCGCCGCAACGGTGCCCGACGACATCTTCAACCTGGTCACCATTCCCGACAAGTTCACCGGCATCAGCGGTTCCGGCGACCCGGCGGTGATCCCGTCCTTCTACAACTACAATTTCGAACGGCTCGTCGGAATCCTCGACCAGGCGTACGGGATCTGCGGCGGCGACGGGAACTGCCTGACGCCGTTCACGACCGATCGGCGCATCCGCGAAAAGACGATGTCGGCTTATGTCCAGTTCAACGGCAAGTTCGACGCCTTCTCGCGTCCCGGTCACCTGATCGCGGGCCTCCGGTACGAGAATACGGTGATCAAGTCGTCGGCGCTGGTGCCGATCCCGGTCGGATCGCGCCAGAATTCGGCCAACGAATTCAACATCCTGTACGCGACGCAGAACAGCTTCACGACCTTCTCCGGGTCGTACAACGAATGGCTGCCGTCGGTCGATTTCGACATCGAGCCGCTGAACAACGTCAAGTTCCGCGCGTCGTACAGCCACACGATCACCCGGGCCGGTTACGACCAGTTGCAGGGCGGCCGCACGTTCGATCAGCTGTTCCGCATCGGCGGCGGTACCGGCGGTCAGGGCAATCCGGGGCTGGTCCCGTACAAGTCCAAGAATATCGATGCGTCGCTCGAATGGTATTACAAGCCTGACAGCTACATTTCGGCGGGCTTCTTCCACAAGAACGTGTCGAACTATATCGGCACGACGCAAGTCACGGTCACTGCACCGGGCGTGACCAACCCGGCGCTCGGACCGCGGACCGCCGCGGCGCTGGCCGCGCTCGGACAGAACGCGACCTACGCGCAGATCGCCGCCTATATTTCGGCCAATTATCCCGGGACCGTGACGCCGCAGGGCTTCATCCTCGGGACGGCGGCTGACCCGCTCGTACCGTTCGTCATCTCGCAGCCGTTCAACAGCAAGGACACGGCGACGATCAACGGGTTCGAGTTCGCGGTGACTCACACGTTCTGGAACACCGGCTTCGGCACGATCCTGAACTATACGATCGTCAACAGTAACCGCGACTACAACAACACGTTGCCCGCCAGCATTTCGCAGTTCGCGATAAACGGCGTGTCGAACAGCGCCAACGCTGTCCTGTTCTACGACAAGAACGGGTTGCAGGCGCGTGTCGCCTATAACTGGCGCGACAAGTTCCTTGCGGGCGGCGGAACCAACCCGTTCTACATCGAGGCGTACGGCCAAGTGGACGCGAGCGCGAGCTTCGAGGTTGTCAAAGGCGTGACGATCTTCGCCGAAGGCATCAACGTGCTGGGTGCCGACCGTCGCGGCCATCGCCGGTCGGAACGCAACGTCACCTTCGTGACCAGGCAGGATGCCCGTTACGCGGCGGGCCTGCGGTTCTCCTTCTGA
- a CDS encoding beta-glucosidase, which yields MSNRIAAMLLGASLLAVAGAQALQAERAPAVSRSTDARARAEAIVAKMTLDEKIALVHGLFPPAAKGKTTNELIPSAGHIDGIPRLGVPLIRESDASLGVANQIEQRKGDVATALPSSLATAASFDPAIARAGGVMIGSEARAKRFSVLLAGGVNLTRDPFNGRNFEYLGEDPLLAGLMAGAHIQGVQSNRIVSTIKHFALNSQETGRHILDARIDEASLRESDLLAFQIAIEKGNPGSVMCAYNKVNGDYACENDWLLNKVLKRDWGYRGWVMSDWGAVHSSAKAANNGLDQQSGQELDSKIFFDAPLREDVTSGKVSEKRLDDMVVRYLTGLIETGLYDNPVPEKLLPIPYAKNALVAERAAEAGIVLLKNEGNILPLAGVKRIVVIGGRADVGVLSGGGSSQVRSVGGVPVEIPLSSGAAASFARITYHNSSPLRALRAAMPGTVITFVDGQDKAAAADAASKADLAIVFATQWATEAQDVPDLSLPYGQDALIEAVAAAQPKTAVVLETGGPVLMPWLARVPVVVEAWYPGQRGGEAIANIMTGKVNPSGRLPITFMATPDQAPRSAPVGLDKRESYPVDYIEGSDVGYRWYEKKKQTPLFPFGYGLSYTNFAYRNLTVSGGKTLTVSFEVVNTGKRAGADVPQLYVSRDGSSTPMRLAGFQRVTLKPGKGRRVTLTAEPRILADFDTALPGWRIKGGTYRVALAHDATDRGMTTTVKIDPATMKP from the coding sequence ATGTCGAATCGGATCGCAGCAATGCTGCTGGGCGCATCGTTGCTGGCGGTCGCTGGCGCACAGGCTTTGCAGGCGGAGCGTGCCCCGGCCGTGTCCCGATCGACAGACGCTCGCGCGCGCGCCGAGGCGATCGTCGCGAAGATGACGCTCGACGAGAAAATCGCGCTGGTTCACGGCCTGTTCCCGCCTGCCGCCAAGGGCAAGACGACCAACGAACTGATCCCGTCGGCCGGCCATATCGACGGCATCCCCCGGCTGGGCGTACCGCTGATCCGCGAGAGCGACGCGTCGCTCGGCGTCGCCAACCAGATCGAACAGCGCAAAGGCGACGTCGCGACCGCGCTTCCGTCCAGCCTCGCGACCGCGGCGAGCTTCGATCCCGCGATCGCCCGCGCGGGCGGCGTGATGATCGGGTCCGAAGCGCGCGCCAAGCGGTTCAGCGTGCTGCTCGCGGGCGGCGTCAACCTGACGCGCGACCCGTTCAACGGCCGCAACTTCGAATATTTGGGCGAGGATCCGTTGCTCGCGGGCCTGATGGCCGGCGCGCACATCCAGGGCGTCCAGTCGAATCGCATCGTATCGACGATCAAGCATTTCGCGCTCAATTCGCAGGAGACCGGCCGCCACATCCTCGACGCGCGGATCGACGAAGCGAGCTTGCGCGAAAGCGACCTGCTCGCGTTCCAGATCGCGATCGAGAAGGGCAATCCCGGATCGGTGATGTGCGCGTACAACAAGGTCAACGGCGACTATGCGTGCGAGAACGATTGGCTGCTCAACAAGGTCTTGAAGCGCGACTGGGGCTATCGCGGCTGGGTGATGAGCGATTGGGGCGCGGTGCACTCTAGCGCGAAGGCTGCCAATAACGGGCTGGACCAGCAATCGGGCCAGGAGCTCGACAGCAAAATCTTCTTCGACGCGCCGCTGCGCGAGGACGTCACGTCGGGCAAGGTCAGCGAGAAGCGGCTCGACGACATGGTCGTGCGCTATCTGACCGGGCTAATCGAGACCGGGCTGTACGACAATCCGGTCCCCGAAAAGCTGTTGCCGATCCCCTACGCCAAGAACGCGTTGGTCGCCGAACGCGCGGCGGAGGCCGGGATCGTCCTGCTCAAGAACGAGGGCAACATCCTGCCGCTCGCCGGCGTGAAGCGGATCGTCGTGATCGGCGGGCGCGCCGACGTCGGCGTGCTGTCGGGCGGCGGGTCGAGCCAGGTGCGGTCGGTCGGCGGCGTGCCGGTCGAGATTCCGCTGAGCAGCGGCGCGGCGGCCTCGTTCGCGCGGATCACGTACCACAATTCGTCGCCGCTCAGGGCGTTGCGCGCGGCGATGCCCGGCACCGTGATCACCTTCGTCGACGGGCAGGACAAGGCCGCTGCCGCCGACGCCGCCAGCAAGGCCGACCTCGCGATCGTGTTCGCGACGCAATGGGCGACCGAGGCGCAGGACGTCCCCGATCTGTCGCTGCCCTACGGCCAGGACGCACTGATCGAGGCGGTCGCTGCGGCACAACCCAAGACCGCGGTCGTGTTGGAGACCGGCGGCCCAGTGCTAATGCCGTGGCTCGCGCGCGTGCCGGTTGTGGTCGAGGCCTGGTATCCCGGCCAGCGCGGCGGCGAGGCGATCGCCAATATCATGACCGGCAAGGTCAACCCGTCGGGCCGGCTGCCGATCACCTTCATGGCGACCCCCGACCAGGCGCCGCGCTCCGCCCCGGTCGGGCTCGACAAGCGCGAGAGCTATCCGGTCGATTATATCGAGGGATCGGACGTCGGCTATCGCTGGTACGAGAAGAAGAAGCAGACGCCGTTATTCCCGTTCGGCTACGGGCTCAGCTACACCAACTTCGCCTATCGCAACCTGACGGTGAGCGGCGGGAAGACACTGACCGTGTCGTTCGAAGTCGTGAACACCGGCAAGCGCGCCGGCGCCGACGTGCCGCAGCTTTACGTGTCGCGCGACGGATCGAGCACGCCGATGCGGCTTGCGGGATTCCAGCGCGTGACGCTGAAGCCGGGTAAAGGACGCCGCGTGACGCTGACCGCCGAGCCGCGCATTCTCGCCGATTTCGACACGGCGCTGCCCGGCTGGCGGATCAAGGGCGGAACGTATCGCGTCGCGCTGGCGCACGATGCGACCGATCGTGGGATGACGACGACGGTCAAGATCGATCCGGCGACGATGAAGCCTTAA